From Tiliqua scincoides isolate rTilSci1 chromosome 2, rTilSci1.hap2, whole genome shotgun sequence, the proteins below share one genomic window:
- the MYOCD gene encoding myocardin isoform X5 — MNGVIKQDPSDQKNAPNGNAEEVFHKDIVPNETGDISTPSCVQASPFAERKNVLQLRLQQRRSREQLANQGIMPPLKSPSAFHEQKKRLERAKTEDYLKHKIRNRPKHSELVDMHILQAYAGYCGQELLFQLFTDSAAEGSIQVTQMKLKRARLADNLNEKIALRPGPLELVEKNIIPVDSAVKEAIKGTQANFSKSSDAFTFEEDSSNDGISLEQIRSEDSQGSTESAAGTKNSETAFPSIPVTTQDHSHASENDTTDSTSLQNSQPESPKELNGQQTLPVPTTTTAKSKSSSDSKNRHKKPKETKPKVKKLKYHQYIPPDQKAEKSPPPMDSAYARLLQQQQLFLQLQILSQQQQHRQQQQQHFNYPASHTTPLKQPNEQMVKTSSSSPTTATNSPLSPVKGTFSGQSCISLLKPSPLPSNLDDLKVSELRQQLRIRGLPVSGTKTALMERLRPFQECSGGSAPSFSEITTVTFPVTPTNSLSSYQSQSSSSLLSNGFYHFGSTSSTPPISPASSELSMSGSLPDTFNEGPLSSPQFVLHPSPVQGGCEEKLMGSVNGAGIQHEVERVDTEKDKMLVEKQKVINELTWKLQQEQRQVEELRMQLQKRKRDHGLEEKQPSSQRFFGFPIKQENTVSSCPFAAKQVALKSQASSSDTMSNCGTSQLPHLVNTHCMEPSGQNGILSSTFLSPQCSPQHSPLEAAKSPQHISLPPSPNSHYLLPVSPSTQGEGRSNSPQPSNHLRTAPLSAQGGQKYSILSPGFCKSSATLPEGKQPPPYADAVKQQMTRSQQMDELLDVLIETGEIPANAKDDRPCLQKVPQITVSSGSSSTSLLLKTSASFEQGPSSQHSFERYPGSNDSHLEILLNSHSPLGRASEITLLKVGSEEPHFEGVMEGFSSKAADELLAPHEILPTPLSPMETQLSPSSGEGSGLHMSFTESPWETMEWLDLTPPSSANGFGSLTTTGPSIFNIDFLDVTDLNLNSTMDLPLQQW; from the exons TTTTACAGTTGCGGCTGCAGCAGCGAAGAAGCCGAGAGCAGCTCGCCAACCAGGGAATCATGCCAC CATTGAAAAGTCCCTCTGCCTTCCATGAGCAAAAGAAGAGGTTGGAGAGAGCTAAG ACTGAAGATTATTTAAAGCACAAGATCCGAAACAGACCTAAGCACTCTGAACTGGTTGATATGCACATTTTACAGG CATATGCTGGTTACTGTGGACAAGAACTGCTATTTCAACTGTTTACAGATTCAGCTGCAGAGGGATCGATTCAAGTTACTCAGATGAAACTCAAAAGAGCTCGTCTTGCAGACAACCTGAATGAAAAAATCGCTCTGAGGCCAGGTCCTCTGGAGTTGGTGGAGAAGAATATCATTCCTGTAGACTCAGCAGTGAAAGAGGCCATCAAAG GTACCCAAGCAAACTTCTCTAAATCCTCAGATGCGTTCACTTTTGAAGAAGACAGTAGCAATGATGGAATATCCCTAGAGCAGATCAGAAGTGAGGATTCCCAGGGATCCACTGAGTCAGCAGCAGGAACCAAAAATTCAGAAACAGCATTTCCCTCAATACCAGTGACAACTCAG GATCATTCCCATGCTTCTGAAAATGATACGACTGATTCAACATCTCTGCAGAATAGCCAGCCAGAAAGTCCAAAAGAGCTGAATGGGCAGCAGACACTTCCTGTCCCTACTACCACAACAGCAAAG TCAAAATCATCCAGTGACAGCAAAAACCGCCACAAGAAGCCAAAGGAGACAAAGCCCAAAGTGAAGAagctcaagtaccaccagtacaTTCCCCCTGATCAGAAAGCGGAGAAGTCTCCTCCCCCCATGGACTCGGCCTACGCAaggcttctgcagcagcagcagctctttctGCAGCTCCAGATcctcagccagcagcagcagcaccggcagcagcagcagcagcatttcaaCTACCCTGCGTCCCACACCACTCCGCTGAA ACAACCAAATGAACAAATGGTCAAAACCTCAAGCTCTTCCCCAACAACTGCCACCAACAGCCCTCTTTCTCCCGTGAAAGGCACCTTTTCAGGACAATCTTGTATTTCTTTGCTTAAACCAAGTCCTCTCCCATCCAATCTGGATGACTTAAAA GTGTCAGAGCTGAGGCAGCAGCTCCGAATAAGGGGCCTTCCTGTGTCAGGTACAAAAACAGCCTTGATGGAACGCCTGAGGCCTTTCCAAGAGTGCAGTGGGGGCTCAGCGCCTAGCTTCAGTGAAATAACTACTGTCACCTTCCCAGTGACCCCCACAAACTCCCTCTCCAGTTACCAGTCACAATCCTCAAGCAGCCTGTTATCCAATGGCTTTTACCACTTTGGAAGCACCAGCTCTACCCCACCCATCTCCCCGGCTTCTTCGGAACTGTCCATGAGTGGTTCCTTGCCAGACACATTCAATGAAGGACCCCTGTCTTCGCCCCAGTTTGTTTTGCATCCTTCTCCTGTGCAGGGTGGATGTGAGGAGAAGCTGATGGGAAGCGTTAATGGAGCTGGCATCCAGCATGAAGTAGAAAGGGTTGACACCGAAAAAGACAAGATGCTGGTGGAAAAGCAGAAGGTCATCAACGAGCTTACCTGGAAATTGCAGCAGGAGCAGAGGCAAGTGGAAGAGCTCAGAATGCAGCTCCAGAAGCGCAAAAGGGACCACGGATTAGAGGAAAAACAGCCCTCATCACAACGTTTCTTTGGCTTTCCCATAAAGCAAGAAAACACAGTGTCCAGCTGTCCGTTTGCAGCCAAGCAAGTAGCTTTGAAAAGCCAGGCCAGCAGCTCTGACACAATGAGTAACTGTGGGACATCTCAGCTGCCCCACCTTGTAAATACACATTGCATGGAACCTTCAGGACAAAACGGCATCCTGTCTTCCACATTCCTAAGCCCACAGTGTTCCCCCCAGCATTCTCCACTAGAGGCAGCAAAAAGCCCGCAACACATCAGCCTCCCACCTTCACCAAACAGTCATTATCTCCTCCCAGTGTCCCCGAGCACACAGGGAGAAGGGCGCAGTAATTCTCCACAGCCCAGCAACCATCTGCGCACAGCTCCG TtgtcagcacagggaggccagaaGTATTCCATTCTGTCACCTGGCTTTTGTAAGTCCAGCGCCACTCTCCCAGAGGGAAAGCAGCCGCCACCTTATGCGGACGCTGTGAAGCAG CAGATGACCCGAAGTCAGCAGATGGATGAGCTGTTGGATGTGCTTATTGAAACTGGAG AAATTCCTGCCAATGCCAAAGATGACCGCCCTTGTCTCCAGAAGGTTCCTCAGATAACAGTGTCTTCAGGAAGCTCTAGTACTTCCTTGCTACTCAAGACATCAGCTTCGTTTGAGCAAGGCCCCTCCAGTCAGCATTCTTTTGAACGCTATCCTGGGAGCAATGACAGTCATCTGGAAATCTTGCTGAATTCCCATAGCCCTCTGGGGCGGGCAAGTGAAATCACCCTTCTGAAAGTGGGCAGTGAGGAGCCTCACTTTGAAGGCGTAATGGAAGGATTTTCCAGCAAAGCTGCGGATGAACTGCTTGCACCTCACGAGATTCTGCCAACACCCCTCTCGCCCATGGAGACTCAACTGTCACCCTCTTCTGGTGAAGGATCTGGTTTGCACATGAGCTTCACAGAGTCTCCTTGGGAAACCATGGAATGGCTGGATCTCACTCCACCTAGCTCAGCCAATGGCTTTGGTTCCCTGACCACCACAGGGCCCAGCATTTTCAACATTGATTTCTTAGATGTCACTGATCTCAACTTGAACAGTACCATGGATCTGCCCTTACAACAGTGGTGA